In Clupea harengus chromosome 25, Ch_v2.0.2, whole genome shotgun sequence, one genomic interval encodes:
- the cebpd gene encoding CCAAT/enhancer-binding protein delta: MCDIYNLDSQCVSSPCNMSWAMEPTNFYDNKLSSLPGDCKTMRSDGMVEETSMVELSTAPAIYDDESAIDFSSYIESMASVPNLELCNDELFADLFNNTVKQEKADFCCSNAPSSQPLLTTTSTFCVGIQKDFERMQNGNFEKGVFSAPIKQETDWSDSDMSSPLGSQIETCAQTSMTLHTGQPTPPTTPEPLSVGSPSGPRRHGKEKGKKNLDRYSPEYRQRRERNNVAVRKSRDKAKVRNLEMQQKMIEMSSENDRLHKAVDQLTRELTSLRNFFKQIPNSSYGGTVDSR, translated from the coding sequence ATGTGTGACATTTACAACCTGGATTCGCAGTGCGTCTCTTCACCATGCAATATGAGTTGGGCGATGGAGCCTACAAATTTCTACGACAATAAACTGAGCAGTCTCCCCGGAGACTGCAAAACCATGCGAAGTGATGGCATGGTCGAGGAGACGAGTATGGTCGAGCTGAGCACAGCGCCAGCCATCTACGACGACGAGAGCGCTATCGACTTCAGCTCGTACATCGAATCGATGGCGTCAGTGCCCAATCTCGAGCTCTGCAACGACGAACTGTTTGCGGATCTGTTCAACAACACTGTGAAGCAAGAGAAAGCTGACTTCTGCTGCTCTAATGCACCGTCCAGCCAACCGCTGCTGACGACGACCAGCACATTTTGCGTCGGCATTCAAAAGGACTTTGAGAGGATGCAGAATGGCAACTTCGAGAAAGGTGTATTCAGCGCGCCCATCAAACAGGAGACGGACTGGAGTGACAGTGACATGTCCTCGCCGCTCGGCTCGCAGATAGAGACCTGTGCGCAGACATCGATGACCCTGCACACAGGGCAGCCAACTCCACCAACTACGCCAGAGCCCCTTTCCGTCGGTTCCCCTTCGGGCCCCCGGAGACACGGGAAAGAAAAGGGTAAAAAGAACCTGGACAGATACAGTCCGGAGTATCGCCAGAGACGGGAGAGGAATAACGTCGCTGTGCGTAAAAGCAGGGACAAGGCCAAAGTGCGCAACCTGGAAATGCAGCAAAAGATGATTGAAATGAGTTCGGAGAATGACCGTCTGCACAAAGCAGTCGACCAGCTAACACGCGAGCTTACAAGCTTGAGGAACTTCTTCAAGCAGATCCCCAACTCTTCTTATGGGGGGACCGTGGACAGTCGGTGA